The following coding sequences lie in one Euhalothece natronophila Z-M001 genomic window:
- the psbX gene encoding photosystem II reaction center X protein, with protein MTPSLANFLYSLLAGTLIVVIPVIVGIVFVSVKDRVRRS; from the coding sequence ATGACACCATCTTTAGCAAATTTTCTTTATAGTTTACTTGCTGGAACGCTAATTGTCGTTATCCCAGTAATTGTTGGAATCGTTTTTGTTAGTGTCAAAGATCGGGTTCGTCGCTCCTAA
- a CDS encoding SDR family oxidoreductase: MKAFVAGATGETGRRIVQELVNANISVRAMVRNLETAQTILPPEAELVLGDVLKPDSLREAIGDCTVVLSATGARPSFNPTGPYQVDYQGTKNLIEVAKEKNIEHFVMVSSLCVSKFFHPLNLFWLVLFWKKQAESDLQNSGLTYTIVRPGGLKNEDTPDAVVMSQADTLFEGSIPRQKVAQVCVQALQQPQAQNKIVEIVAQPEAVSSSWEELFAKV, from the coding sequence ATGAAAGCATTTGTCGCTGGTGCAACGGGAGAAACGGGACGCAGAATTGTCCAAGAGTTAGTAAACGCAAATATTTCGGTTCGCGCTATGGTTAGAAATTTAGAAACAGCGCAAACCATTTTACCCCCAGAAGCAGAATTAGTATTAGGGGATGTGTTGAAACCAGACAGCTTGCGCGAGGCGATAGGAGACTGTACTGTGGTTTTATCCGCTACTGGAGCGCGTCCCAGTTTTAATCCTACTGGGCCCTATCAGGTAGATTATCAAGGAACGAAGAACCTCATTGAGGTGGCGAAAGAGAAAAACATTGAGCATTTTGTGATGGTGTCTTCTCTGTGTGTTTCTAAATTTTTCCATCCCCTGAATTTATTTTGGCTGGTTCTGTTTTGGAAAAAGCAAGCCGAAAGCGACTTACAAAATAGTGGCTTAACTTATACCATTGTTCGCCCTGGGGGATTAAAAAATGAAGACACTCCTGATGCCGTAGTGATGTCACAAGCTGATACCCTCTTTGAAGGCAGTATTCCTCGACAAAAAGTAGCACAAGTTTGTGTACAAGCCCTACAGCAACCGCAAGCCCAAAATAAAATTGTGGAAATTGTCGCTCAACCTGAAGCTGTTTCTTCTAGCTGGGAAGAATTATTTGCTAAGGTCTAA
- a CDS encoding HesB/IscA family protein, which translates to MTQATQSQQQGIQVSETALTHLTQLREQQGQDLYLRVGVRNGGCSGMSYMMDFEDPSNVRDDDEVFDYNGFKIICDPKSLLYIYGLQLDYSNALIGGGFQFTNPNASQTCGCGKSFGV; encoded by the coding sequence ATGACACAAGCAACTCAGTCCCAACAACAAGGAATTCAAGTTTCAGAAACTGCTTTAACCCACTTGACACAATTACGGGAACAACAAGGACAAGACCTTTACCTCAGAGTCGGTGTTCGTAACGGTGGCTGTTCTGGCATGTCCTATATGATGGATTTTGAAGATCCTAGTAATGTTCGCGACGATGATGAGGTCTTTGATTACAACGGGTTTAAGATTATCTGTGACCCCAAAAGTTTGCTCTATATTTACGGTTTACAACTCGATTATAGTAATGCGCTAATTGGCGGAGGTTTCCAATTTACTAATCCTAATGCCTCACAAACCTGTGGCTGTGGTAAGTCATTTGGTGTCTAG
- a CDS encoding PleD family two-component system response regulator, translating to MSNAVLVVQKNNSDHKIWEKMLESQNLVAITESPQANLRDLIMRNQVSGQSFPKLMILDMSIEHLNPYEFCRWVQENYPSLKIILTNQERKTISDIERRWATSQGAYELIPGFDYNNLPSSLSERIKLVLKALGKWDNQEKFLVPVVEDLMKHLFPQQYEESADQETSPSQSEAEEKQLVTANQSNGSKSRGYKLKPKVKRFRGLPY from the coding sequence ATGAGTAATGCAGTGCTAGTAGTACAGAAAAATAACTCTGATCATAAGATTTGGGAGAAAATGCTGGAAAGCCAGAACTTAGTTGCAATTACAGAATCTCCTCAAGCTAATTTGCGAGATTTGATTATGCGTAACCAAGTGTCTGGTCAAAGTTTTCCCAAACTCATGATTTTAGACATGTCTATTGAACACTTGAATCCCTATGAGTTCTGTCGCTGGGTTCAAGAAAATTACCCGTCTCTCAAGATCATTTTGACAAATCAGGAGCGTAAGACAATTTCCGATATTGAGCGGCGTTGGGCAACCAGTCAAGGTGCTTATGAGTTGATCCCTGGATTTGATTATAATAATCTTCCTTCTAGTCTTAGTGAGAGAATTAAGTTAGTTTTAAAGGCTTTAGGAAAATGGGACAATCAAGAGAAGTTTTTAGTTCCCGTAGTGGAAGATTTAATGAAGCACTTATTTCCCCAACAATATGAGGAAAGCGCGGATCAAGAAACTTCCCCTTCTCAATCTGAAGCTGAAGAAAAGCAGTTAGTGACAGCAAATCAGAGTAATGGTAGCAAATCCCGTGGCTATAAGTTAAAGCCAAAGGTGAAACGGTTTCGGGGGTTACCGTACTAA
- a CDS encoding TolB family protein gives MKKLIKPSKFLKLFSGLLLTSVLASCGGYPQVVDLPFSQGREGFNSPASEFKPQISGRYVAFVSDRNGSQDVYLYDWRDRALIDLPGLNSLDEMAQDPSVSKDGRLIAFTRTRRGRSDIYLYNRETRAKRNLTENLSAQVRNPSISADGSTIAFEANPDGNWDILIYNSSGERLYD, from the coding sequence ATGAAGAAATTAATCAAACCCAGTAAGTTCCTAAAACTCTTTTCAGGACTTCTATTGACCTCAGTTTTAGCCAGTTGTGGTGGATATCCCCAAGTGGTTGATTTACCGTTTTCTCAAGGGAGAGAAGGCTTTAATAGTCCAGCTTCAGAATTTAAGCCACAAATTTCAGGTCGCTATGTCGCCTTTGTCTCAGATCGGAATGGTTCTCAGGATGTTTATTTATATGATTGGCGCGATCGCGCTTTAATTGATTTACCGGGGCTTAATTCTCTTGATGAAATGGCCCAAGATCCAAGCGTCTCCAAAGATGGACGTTTAATTGCTTTTACCAGAACTCGTCGCGGTCGATCTGATATTTACTTATATAATCGCGAAACTCGAGCCAAACGTAATCTCACAGAAAACCTATCTGCCCAAGTGAGAAACCCCAGCATCAGTGCTGACGGGTCAACCATCGCCTTTGAAGCCAACCCTGATGGTAATTGGGATATTTTGATTTATAACAGTTCTGGGGAACGTCTTTACGATTAA
- a CDS encoding alpha/beta fold hydrolase, whose protein sequence is MSAAAGHFILPNFQLQCGKVLSEAQLVYQTYGELSPKRDNVILYPTSYGGHHSDLDWLIHPEGILDPQQWFIIIPNQFGNGLSSSPSNHPSCQLRESGFWFTHGDNIRAQKQLLTEVFKVEKLAMVYGWSMGAQQAYHWGALYPEQVERIVAICGTARTTEHNQVFLESLRYALTADPCWQGDHFEGIPERGYRAFARIYASWAASQAYYREGLHYKQGFASLEDYLLRGWEPNYRRHDPHDLLSMLETWRCCDISNNPLYQGDYDRALQSITAKTLVMPATTDLYFTPEDCEAEAKQIPHAKYYPIPSIWGHRAGNPHQNPTDEAFIKKAVRDWLA, encoded by the coding sequence ATGAGTGCAGCCGCTGGTCATTTTATTCTCCCTAATTTTCAACTGCAATGTGGCAAAGTCCTCTCAGAAGCGCAACTTGTCTATCAAACTTATGGCGAACTCTCACCCAAACGAGATAATGTAATCCTCTATCCCACTTCCTACGGTGGACACCATTCAGACTTAGACTGGCTAATTCATCCCGAGGGCATTTTAGACCCTCAGCAATGGTTTATTATTATTCCTAATCAGTTTGGGAATGGTCTTTCTAGTTCTCCCAGTAATCACCCGAGTTGTCAGCTAAGAGAATCAGGGTTTTGGTTTACCCATGGGGATAATATTCGCGCCCAAAAACAACTATTAACAGAGGTTTTTAAGGTGGAAAAACTTGCCATGGTTTATGGTTGGTCAATGGGGGCGCAACAAGCCTATCATTGGGGGGCTTTGTATCCAGAACAAGTGGAACGCATTGTCGCGATTTGTGGAACCGCCCGTACTACTGAACATAATCAAGTTTTTTTAGAAAGCCTACGTTATGCCCTCACCGCTGATCCTTGTTGGCAAGGAGATCATTTTGAAGGCATACCAGAACGAGGCTATCGCGCTTTTGCTAGGATTTATGCCAGTTGGGCAGCCTCACAAGCCTATTATCGAGAAGGATTACACTATAAACAAGGGTTTGCTTCTTTAGAAGATTATCTGTTGCGAGGCTGGGAACCCAATTATCGTCGCCATGATCCTCATGATCTGCTGTCGATGTTAGAGACGTGGCGATGTTGTGACATTAGTAATAATCCTCTTTATCAAGGAGACTACGATCGCGCTTTGCAGTCTATTACTGCCAAAACTCTTGTGATGCCAGCAACGACAGACTTATATTTTACTCCAGAAGACTGTGAAGCTGAAGCGAAACAGATTCCCCATGCTAAATATTACCCTATTCCCTCCATTTGGGGGCATCGTGCAGGAAATCCTCATCAAAACCCCACTGATGAAGCCTTTATTAAAAAAGCAGTGAGAGACTGGCTTGCTTAG
- a CDS encoding tetratricopeptide repeat protein encodes MAEGINELYEQGLQKYQAGEPLEDLIAYFKDLSDRAPKDSAIWCSLAWLYLLSDKPNAALKAAQKSVKFDKQAPQARINLALALLETGKTGVREQIEATQEIIGLSSQLREEIIANLDDGLARKPNWKAVNRVKNWL; translated from the coding sequence ATGGCTGAGGGAATTAATGAGTTATATGAACAAGGGTTGCAAAAATATCAAGCAGGAGAACCCTTAGAAGATTTAATTGCTTACTTTAAAGACCTCAGCGATCGCGCTCCCAAGGATTCTGCCATCTGGTGTAGTTTAGCATGGCTCTATTTACTTTCTGATAAACCAAATGCTGCCCTGAAAGCTGCTCAAAAAAGTGTTAAATTTGATAAACAAGCACCCCAAGCCCGCATCAATCTTGCTTTAGCATTATTAGAAACAGGAAAAACAGGGGTTCGAGAACAAATTGAAGCCACACAAGAAATAATTGGCTTAAGTTCCCAATTACGAGAAGAAATTATTGCCAACTTAGACGATGGTTTAGCGAGAAAGCCAAACTGGAAAGCAGTTAATCGAGTCAAGAACTGGTTATAG
- a CDS encoding fatty acid desaturase family protein, whose amino-acid sequence MDIDFMLSQSTQQQNLKPQQLLPVETLKSLNQRSNVKGILQLMAHLMVMGVSGYLWGSQVLEGWLAVPFLVIYGFSLASMFATLHECVHRTAFASQRFNDLVAWWAGVLSLYNSTYYRPYHKWHHRYTQIPGKDPELAEAKPSNWREYLLHLSGLPWWWGKLQTYWELITGQLDNYYFIKENNREAIIRSARLQILVYGSAIALTTALGHPEAFFLYWLLPLAVGQPILRFILLAEHTGCTYDDNPLTNTRTTLTVFPIRLLMWNMPYHSEHHLYPSLPFHALPKAHQQLAPYFQQIENGYLKVNQNLVQQF is encoded by the coding sequence ATGGATATTGATTTTATGTTAAGCCAATCAACACAACAGCAAAATTTGAAGCCTCAACAACTACTCCCTGTAGAAACTCTGAAAAGCCTTAATCAACGCTCTAATGTCAAAGGAATTTTGCAATTAATGGCGCACTTAATGGTTATGGGGGTTAGTGGCTATCTTTGGGGAAGTCAGGTTTTAGAAGGTTGGCTAGCTGTTCCGTTTCTCGTAATCTACGGCTTTAGTTTGGCTTCAATGTTTGCCACGCTTCATGAGTGTGTCCATCGCACAGCCTTTGCGAGTCAACGTTTTAATGATCTTGTTGCCTGGTGGGCTGGCGTTTTATCCCTTTATAACAGTACCTACTACCGCCCTTATCACAAGTGGCATCACCGTTACACCCAAATTCCAGGTAAAGATCCCGAACTCGCCGAGGCAAAACCAAGTAACTGGCGTGAGTATCTTTTACATTTAAGTGGTTTGCCCTGGTGGTGGGGGAAACTTCAAACTTATTGGGAATTGATAACGGGACAACTCGATAATTATTATTTTATTAAAGAAAACAATCGTGAAGCGATTATCCGTTCGGCGCGGTTACAGATATTGGTCTATGGTAGCGCGATCGCGCTGACAACAGCGTTAGGACACCCAGAAGCCTTCTTTCTATATTGGTTACTCCCGTTAGCAGTGGGTCAACCCATTCTCCGCTTTATCCTCCTAGCAGAACATACTGGTTGCACCTATGATGATAATCCTCTTACCAATACTCGCACGACATTAACGGTCTTTCCCATCCGTCTTTTAATGTGGAATATGCCCTATCATAGTGAACATCATTTATATCCGTCTCTTCCTTTCCATGCCTTACCCAAAGCCCATCAACAACTTGCCCCCTATTTCCAGCAAATTGAAAACGGCTATCTGAAAGTCAATCAAAATCTTGTGCAACAGTTTTAA
- a CDS encoding YggT family protein — translation MDLSTLVDWGLGSFLAIMTILFIFRIVLTWYPQINLKQFPYNLVAYPTEPFLAPLRKVISPIGGVDITPIIWVGIFTLLRELLLGQQGLLN, via the coding sequence ATGGATTTATCAACACTGGTGGACTGGGGTTTAGGGTCATTTTTAGCGATCATGACAATTCTATTTATTTTTCGGATTGTTTTGACCTGGTATCCTCAAATTAACTTGAAACAATTTCCCTATAACTTAGTTGCTTATCCCACCGAGCCCTTTTTAGCCCCTTTACGCAAAGTTATTTCCCCCATTGGCGGCGTTGATATTACCCCCATCATTTGGGTAGGAATTTTTACCCTCCTGCGAGAACTTTTATTAGGACAGCAAGGACTCTTAAATTAA
- a CDS encoding EamA family transporter, giving the protein MTWVIFATLTALFESLKDVTSKRGLNTLDEYVVAWSMIFFTLPLMLPLLGIIERPELGENFIWALLAGGSLNIVSMLLYIRALKLADLSLAVPLITFTPLFLLVTSPIIVGEIPTPTDAVGIFCIVSGSYLLNLKHKAQGYLAPFKALVNNKGSQVMLLVAFIWSFSSTIDKVGVQNSSPTFWAIAIYIYIATGMLPIMLLKSPKALQQVSQNLPTLVPIGLLQGLGVLFQMQAINLTLVAHVISIKRMSALLSVIWGHLIFKEKGLRERMLGATIMVMGVLLITLL; this is encoded by the coding sequence ATGACTTGGGTAATTTTTGCTACATTAACCGCGCTTTTTGAATCATTGAAAGATGTTACCAGTAAGCGCGGTTTAAACACTTTAGATGAATATGTTGTGGCTTGGTCAATGATTTTTTTTACCTTGCCACTGATGCTTCCCTTGTTAGGAATTATTGAGCGTCCCGAGTTAGGAGAAAATTTTATTTGGGCGTTATTAGCAGGGGGGAGTTTAAATATTGTTTCAATGTTGCTTTATATTCGTGCTCTCAAGCTAGCAGATTTATCATTAGCAGTTCCTTTAATAACTTTTACGCCATTATTTTTATTAGTGACTTCTCCTATTATTGTAGGAGAGATACCAACACCAACAGATGCTGTAGGAATTTTTTGTATTGTTAGTGGCTCTTATTTATTAAATTTGAAACACAAGGCTCAAGGTTATTTGGCTCCCTTTAAAGCCTTAGTCAATAATAAAGGGTCACAAGTAATGTTATTAGTGGCGTTTATTTGGAGCTTCAGTTCCACAATTGATAAAGTCGGGGTACAAAATTCTTCCCCAACATTTTGGGCGATCGCGATTTATATCTATATTGCCACTGGAATGTTGCCAATTATGCTCTTAAAATCTCCTAAGGCGTTGCAACAAGTGAGTCAAAATTTACCGACGCTTGTTCCTATTGGTTTATTACAGGGGTTAGGCGTTCTGTTTCAAATGCAGGCGATTAATTTAACTTTGGTAGCTCATGTCATTTCTATAAAACGCATGAGCGCCTTATTAAGTGTAATTTGGGGGCATTTAATTTTTAAGGAAAAAGGGTTAAGAGAAAGAATGCTAGGGGCAACAATTATGGTAATGGGAGTCTTATTGATTACTTTACTCTAA
- a CDS encoding TolB family protein: MSLLAACGSPELPQGSAGINSRYNDQQPSLSGNGRYLAWVSGRNGRHQVLLYDLSQEQFMPLPGLESEDALQESPSLSLTGRYLVYLVSRDGRPAIALYDRFAEETEILTDSYPHWVRNPNISGDGRYVVFETARRGQWDVEVLDRGPNVEPDLEEGAEIYEEINQTQ; encoded by the coding sequence ATGAGTCTCCTTGCTGCTTGCGGTTCTCCTGAACTTCCCCAAGGATCAGCGGGAATTAATAGTCGTTATAATGACCAACAACCCAGTTTAAGTGGTAATGGGCGTTATTTGGCTTGGGTATCAGGTCGCAATGGTCGCCATCAAGTGTTGTTGTATGACCTGTCTCAGGAGCAGTTTATGCCCTTACCAGGGTTAGAGTCAGAGGATGCGCTGCAAGAAAGCCCAAGTTTGAGCTTAACAGGGCGTTATTTAGTTTATTTAGTTAGTCGTGATGGCCGTCCCGCGATCGCGCTATATGATCGGTTTGCAGAAGAGACCGAAATTTTAACTGATTCTTATCCCCATTGGGTTCGTAATCCCAATATTAGTGGTGATGGGCGTTATGTGGTGTTTGAAACCGCTCGTCGTGGTCAATGGGATGTGGAAGTATTAGATCGTGGTCCCAATGTAGAGCCTGATTTAGAAGAAGGGGCAGAAATTTATGAAGAAATTAATCAAACCCAGTAA
- the gloB gene encoding hydroxyacylglutathione hydrolase — protein sequence MEVKRLPALSDNYVFVLYDPQQKIAATVDPAEAKPVLTLLKELNADLVAIFNTHHHFDHVGGNRELKKHYPQAVVYGSAEDEGRIPHQEVFLQEGDTVTFAQRQGEVLFVPGHTSGHIAYYFPPVEGAEVGELFAGDTMFVGGCGRLFEGTPTQMVDSLGKLKALPDQTRLWCAHEYTLKNYQFAISVEPDNPVVQQRYQDVQQARREGQATVPSLLAQEKQTNPFLRWEDKNLQTVTKAKNAVQTFARLRGMKDRF from the coding sequence ATGGAAGTTAAACGTTTACCTGCTTTATCCGATAATTATGTGTTTGTCCTCTATGATCCCCAGCAAAAAATTGCTGCTACCGTTGATCCAGCCGAGGCGAAACCTGTCTTAACGTTATTAAAGGAACTAAATGCAGACTTAGTCGCGATTTTTAATACCCACCACCACTTTGATCATGTGGGAGGAAACCGTGAGCTAAAAAAGCATTATCCCCAAGCAGTAGTCTATGGAAGTGCCGAAGATGAAGGTCGCATTCCCCATCAAGAAGTCTTTTTACAAGAGGGAGACACAGTTACCTTTGCTCAACGTCAAGGAGAAGTCTTGTTTGTTCCAGGACATACTAGTGGCCACATTGCCTATTATTTCCCCCCTGTAGAAGGAGCAGAAGTGGGAGAACTATTTGCTGGTGATACCATGTTTGTGGGAGGTTGTGGGCGTTTATTTGAAGGCACACCAACACAAATGGTGGACTCTTTAGGGAAATTAAAAGCACTGCCTGACCAAACTCGTCTCTGGTGCGCCCATGAATATACCCTAAAAAATTATCAATTTGCGATTAGTGTCGAACCCGATAATCCTGTAGTACAGCAACGGTATCAGGACGTACAACAAGCCCGTCGTGAGGGGCAAGCGACCGTGCCTTCATTATTAGCACAGGAAAAACAAACGAATCCTTTCCTCCGTTGGGAAGATAAAAATTTACAAACTGTAACCAAAGCTAAAAATGCCGTACAAACCTTTGCACGGTTACGAGGAATGAAAGACCGCTTTTAA
- a CDS encoding Ycf66 family protein, which yields MVNFGLNSASILGIFLAVAGASLYFMRSFRPELSRDQDIFFAAVGLLCGFILLFQGWRLDPILQFGQFLLTAMAVAFGVETIRLRSATAEQAKRSAPTVDRDRRASKVYRAEIDDMEPSFEEEEPVDSRRRLRGTATERSPRNTAYEEESSRPSRSRSTRNRRSSSPRPSSRRGSDFYDYEEDYDEPKPRYDDRRRRNLDEEDTDEYLPPRRPRREETSSSSSSRYPRKPRTREDSPRRSSSESPVRSRPPANRSSSRRRPSPPREDYVDYKPIDPPENENDDPDDYDQFDY from the coding sequence ATGGTAAACTTTGGGCTGAATTCAGCCAGCATTCTTGGCATCTTTCTGGCCGTAGCGGGAGCGTCTTTATATTTTATGCGCTCTTTTCGCCCAGAATTATCACGAGATCAAGATATTTTTTTCGCTGCAGTGGGATTACTTTGCGGTTTTATTCTTTTATTCCAAGGATGGCGACTAGATCCCATTTTGCAATTTGGTCAGTTTTTACTGACGGCTATGGCGGTTGCTTTTGGGGTGGAGACGATTCGTTTACGATCAGCAACTGCCGAACAAGCGAAACGGAGCGCACCGACTGTAGATCGCGATCGCCGTGCTAGTAAGGTTTATCGCGCTGAAATTGATGATATGGAACCCTCTTTTGAAGAGGAAGAACCCGTTGATAGCCGCCGTCGCCTACGCGGAACTGCCACTGAGCGTTCTCCCCGCAACACTGCTTATGAAGAAGAATCTTCCCGGCCAAGTAGAAGTCGCTCTACTCGTAATCGTCGGTCATCTTCTCCTCGTCCGAGTAGTCGCAGGGGTTCCGATTTCTATGACTATGAGGAAGATTATGACGAACCCAAACCCCGCTATGATGATCGCCGTCGGCGTAATTTAGACGAAGAAGACACTGACGAGTATTTACCCCCTCGCCGTCCCCGTCGCGAAGAAACTTCTTCATCTTCATCTTCTCGTTATCCCCGTAAGCCCCGTACTCGGGAAGATAGCCCCAGACGTAGTAGTTCCGAGTCTCCGGTTCGTTCTCGCCCACCAGCGAATCGCAGTTCTTCTCGTCGTCGTCCTTCCCCACCTCGGGAAGATTATGTGGATTATAAACCGATTGATCCGCCAGAAAATGAAAATGACGACCCCGATGATTACGATCAGTTTGATTATTAA
- a CDS encoding response regulator transcription factor codes for MPRILVIDDDPAICELVTINLEMAGYTVEPVNDGVKGQALAVQLQPDLIMLDLMLPRVDGLTICQRLRRDDRTADIPVLMLTALGQTQDKVEGFNAGADDYLTKPFEVEEMLARVRALLRRTDRIPKAAKHSEILNYGPLTLVPERFEAIWYNKTIRLTHLEFELLHCLLQRHGQTVSPSDILEEVWGYDPDDDIETIRVHIRHLRTKLEPEPRHPIYIKTVYGAGYCLELPSEVETNNQPANPSTVQEQT; via the coding sequence ATGCCCCGAATTCTTGTTATTGATGATGATCCCGCCATTTGCGAACTCGTGACCATTAACCTCGAAATGGCCGGTTACACTGTAGAACCCGTAAACGATGGTGTTAAAGGTCAAGCCCTTGCTGTGCAGCTACAGCCAGACCTAATTATGCTTGACCTGATGTTACCGCGTGTGGATGGGTTAACCATCTGTCAACGATTACGCCGAGATGATCGAACCGCAGATATCCCTGTGTTGATGCTGACGGCTTTAGGTCAAACCCAAGATAAAGTCGAAGGTTTTAATGCTGGTGCAGATGACTATCTCACCAAGCCATTTGAAGTGGAAGAAATGTTGGCAAGAGTTCGCGCCCTACTTCGTCGCACTGACCGCATTCCTAAAGCTGCCAAGCATAGTGAAATCCTGAATTATGGGCCGTTAACTCTAGTCCCAGAACGGTTTGAGGCAATTTGGTATAACAAAACTATCAGGTTAACGCATCTCGAATTTGAACTTCTACACTGCTTATTGCAACGTCATGGTCAGACAGTTTCCCCTAGTGACATTCTTGAAGAAGTGTGGGGATATGATCCCGATGATGACATCGAGACCATTCGTGTTCATATTCGCCATTTGCGAACCAAACTAGAACCAGAACCCCGTCATCCCATATACATTAAAACCGTCTATGGAGCAGGGTATTGTCTAGAATTGCCCAGTGAAGTGGAAACCAATAACCAACCAGCCAACCCCTCAACTGTACAAGAACAGACGTAA